The DNA sequence GGGCGGAATGGGTTCCCGCGGTGGTTGGGCAGCAGCTGGAAAATACCGCGATGATTTCCACGACCTTTAAAAGTACCGCCCGGATATCCCTGGGGAATTCGGTGTTAACCGTACGCCCCTTAACCCGGGTAACCCTGGAAGAACTGCGGGAAGATACGGGGAATGAACGGGCCGCCCTGCACCTGCAAACCGGACGGATACGGGCGGATGTAACTCCCCCCTCGGGAGGCAAAACCGATTTTACCGTGCGCAGCCCTATAGCCACCGCATCGGTGCGGGGAACCTCCTTTGAGTTTGACGGAAGACGGCTTGCGGTAGCCGAAGGGCGGGTACGCCTTTCCGGCCGGGACCGTACCGGGGTGTATGTAAGCGCCGGGCATGAGGTTATTACGAACACGGCCACCGGGAGAACCCCCATTGCCGCGGAAGCAGCCCAGGAAGTATTATCGCCGGCTTTACCGGCGGGAATAGACC is a window from the Treponema primitia ZAS-1 genome containing:
- a CDS encoding FecR family protein, translating into MKRYVAFCLFVCGLQVLPAQTLAVILDVSGNVEIKAPGAEWVPAVVGQQLENTAMISTTFKSTARISLGNSVLTVRPLTRVTLEELREDTGNERAALHLQTGRIRADVTPPSGGKTDFTVRSPIATASVRGTSFEFDGRRLAVAEGRVRLSGRDRTGVYVSAGHEVITNTATGRTPIAAEAAQEVLSPALPAGIDRAASPSAVNVPAAPEFDVGTIWQ